One Micromonospora sp. WMMD1120 genomic region harbors:
- a CDS encoding ABC transporter ATP-binding protein encodes MSTTPVIEVDRLNLTYGDFHAVRELSFEVRPGELYALLGTNGAGKTSTLEVVEGHRRPTSGSVRVFGHSPDDRRAVRPRTGVMLQESGFSPDLTVRESVGLIGRLTRRTDDVDRVLDVVDLTGRAGRRVSQLSGGEKRRLDFATAVYGTPELIVLDEPTTGLDIQSRDAVWATVDRLRENGSTIVLTTHYLEEAQQRADRIGLMHDGALHREGTVSELTRTLPGMIRFSLTAPVPPLPLPAAVDADGKVTVESFELQNDLHLLLGWAQEHAVELRDLAAGPTRLDDVFRAINS; translated from the coding sequence ATGTCCACCACACCAGTCATCGAAGTCGACCGGCTGAACCTCACCTACGGCGACTTCCACGCCGTCAGGGAGCTCTCCTTCGAGGTACGGCCCGGAGAGCTGTACGCGCTGCTGGGCACCAACGGCGCCGGCAAGACGTCGACCCTGGAGGTCGTCGAGGGCCACCGGAGGCCGACCTCGGGCTCGGTACGCGTCTTCGGGCACAGCCCCGACGACCGTCGGGCGGTCCGTCCCCGGACGGGGGTGATGCTCCAGGAGAGCGGATTCTCCCCGGACCTCACCGTCCGTGAGTCAGTCGGCCTGATCGGCCGGCTCACCCGACGCACCGACGACGTCGACCGGGTGCTCGACGTGGTCGACCTCACCGGTCGGGCCGGCCGCAGGGTGTCCCAGCTGTCCGGCGGGGAGAAACGCCGGCTGGACTTCGCCACAGCGGTCTACGGCACCCCGGAGCTGATCGTCCTGGACGAGCCGACCACCGGTCTCGACATCCAGTCCCGCGACGCCGTCTGGGCCACCGTCGACCGGCTGCGGGAGAACGGTTCCACGATCGTGCTCACCACGCACTACCTGGAGGAGGCGCAGCAGCGCGCCGACCGGATCGGACTCATGCACGACGGCGCCCTGCACCGCGAGGGCACCGTCTCCGAGCTGACCCGCACCCTTCCCGGCATGATCCGCTTCTCCCTGACCGCGCCGGTGCCGCCACTACCACTGCCGGCGGCCGTCGACGCGGACGGAAAGGTCACCGTCGAGTCCTTCGAACTGCAGAATGATCTGCACCTCCTGCTCGGCTGGGCCCAGGAGCACGCCGTGGAGCTGCGCGACCTGGCGGCGGGACCGACCCGACTCGACGACGTGTTCCGCGCCATCAACAGTTGA
- a CDS encoding ABC transporter permease, with the protein MIHFSERSSTVLSIASSELIQIFRNRLVLITSLIIPAAVSAFFVRQHDTYAALGSLGYVAAIVLFTITAFGLYTTAVTTLASRRQNLFLKRLRSTAESDAGILAGLLLPVLLLTVVQVTAILTALAVVAGGPDNVVLLVVAALAAVAMLIALALATAGLTNSPEHAQVTTLPVTLGVIAVASWVGISGTESLAWLKRLLPGGAATELTMNAWNGGVAVVDSLLLLAPTLGWVVIAVILATRLFRWEPRR; encoded by the coding sequence TTGATCCACTTCTCCGAGAGGTCCAGCACCGTGTTGTCCATCGCGTCCAGCGAGCTGATCCAGATCTTCCGCAACCGGCTGGTGCTGATCACCAGCCTCATCATCCCGGCGGCGGTGTCCGCGTTCTTCGTCCGTCAGCACGACACCTACGCCGCCCTCGGGAGCCTCGGCTACGTCGCCGCGATCGTGCTGTTCACGATCACCGCGTTCGGGCTCTACACCACGGCCGTCACCACCCTGGCGTCCCGGCGGCAGAACCTCTTCCTCAAGCGGCTGCGCTCCACTGCCGAGAGCGACGCCGGCATCCTCGCCGGTTTGCTGCTGCCCGTACTCCTGCTCACCGTGGTACAGGTGACGGCGATCCTGACCGCCCTGGCCGTGGTCGCCGGTGGCCCGGACAACGTCGTCCTGCTGGTGGTGGCGGCCCTCGCGGCAGTGGCCATGTTGATCGCATTGGCCCTGGCCACGGCCGGGTTGACGAACTCCCCCGAACACGCCCAGGTCACCACCCTGCCCGTCACCCTCGGTGTGATCGCCGTGGCGAGCTGGGTCGGCATCTCCGGCACCGAGAGCCTCGCCTGGCTCAAGCGGCTGCTGCCCGGCGGAGCGGCCACCGAGCTGACGATGAACGCCTGGAACGGCGGCGTCGCCGTCGTCGACTCCCTGCTCCTGCTCGCGCCCACGCTCGGCTGGGTCGTCATCGCCGTCATCCTCGCCACCCGACTCTTCCGCTGGGAGCCCCGCCGATGA
- a CDS encoding GPP34 family phosphoprotein, with protein sequence MTTAPRADTPTLAEDLLLLFQPASGTIAGENTLFYVLGGAVLADLALGDHLTAEAKGRVGSVPGHPPSDGLLRSAWDYLAAKPRGVQTALAAIGPTLREPVLRRLIARGDIDQEPHKVLGLFRTTVLRDGRTERRPRLLADVRRVLVDGAEPPARVAALAALLSASGTLPQFHREIPWTSPVINRAKELERGDWGADAAGAAVTRTVTATVVNSAIGAITVLPRS encoded by the coding sequence ATGACCACCGCACCCCGGGCCGACACCCCGACCCTCGCCGAGGACCTCCTCCTGCTGTTCCAACCCGCATCCGGAACCATCGCCGGCGAGAACACCCTCTTCTACGTCCTCGGTGGAGCCGTCCTCGCCGACCTCGCCCTCGGCGACCACCTGACCGCCGAGGCCAAGGGGCGGGTCGGCAGCGTGCCGGGGCATCCGCCGTCGGACGGCCTCCTGCGGTCGGCGTGGGACTACCTCGCCGCGAAACCCCGAGGGGTGCAGACGGCCCTGGCGGCGATCGGTCCCACCCTGCGCGAGCCGGTGCTGCGGCGGCTCATCGCGCGCGGTGATATCGACCAGGAGCCCCACAAGGTGCTCGGCCTGTTCCGCACCACGGTTCTGCGCGACGGCCGGACCGAACGCCGGCCACGCCTCCTCGCCGACGTCCGGCGGGTGCTCGTGGACGGCGCGGAGCCGCCGGCCCGGGTCGCCGCGCTCGCGGCGCTGCTCTCCGCGAGCGGGACGCTCCCGCAGTTCCACCGGGAGATCCCGTGGACGTCACCGGTGATCAACCGGGCCAAGGAACTCGAGCGGGGCGACTGGGGCGCCGACGCCGCCGGTGCGGCCGTGACGCGTACCGTGACGGCCACTGTCGTCAACAGCGCCATCGGGGCCATCACCGTGCTCCCGCGAAGCTAG